The proteins below come from a single Kitasatospora sp. NBC_00315 genomic window:
- a CDS encoding prenyltransferase/squalene oxidase repeat-containing protein, with protein MLTAARLGAAALIAVLPAGAAAAPALADTPSPAAAAVPAGLYGSGDPTYDGVWRQSLTLTALANAKVVPADAAVGWLTGQQCADGGWPSYRADASVACDAKTEDSNATSVAVQALVALGGHQDTVDKGVQWLKTVQNTDGSWAYNPGSPGDADSTGLAVAALTAAKADPVGTAKAGRNGFDGLAGFQLGCAAPADQRGAFAYQPDQSGALAANALATSQAAPAAAGGHLPVVNTNRVDAAPKALTCADGSAQPVSRADSAEAAAAYLTAQLAATDQHLMLTMPGAAATPDFTATSWAALGLIQAGHPQQAAGAVDWLAAQGATWTKGGTDVSATATLLLVAQAAQRDPAAFGGADLVQQLTAAGPAPKAAVAAPPAAAPKKKDDGSGASPVWMLGVGLVVGVGGGLLLSLQRKRAARQSAGKPRA; from the coding sequence ATGCTGACCGCCGCCCGCCTGGGCGCCGCCGCGCTCATCGCCGTGCTGCCGGCCGGCGCCGCCGCCGCGCCCGCCCTGGCAGACACTCCCTCGCCCGCCGCCGCGGCCGTCCCCGCCGGGCTCTACGGCAGCGGCGACCCCACGTACGACGGCGTCTGGCGCCAGTCGCTGACGCTGACCGCGCTGGCGAACGCCAAGGTCGTCCCGGCCGACGCCGCCGTGGGCTGGCTGACCGGCCAGCAGTGCGCGGACGGCGGCTGGCCCTCCTACCGCGCCGACGCCTCGGTGGCCTGCGACGCCAAGACCGAGGACAGCAACGCCACCTCGGTGGCCGTCCAGGCGCTGGTGGCGCTCGGCGGGCACCAGGACACGGTGGACAAGGGCGTCCAGTGGCTGAAGACCGTCCAGAACACCGACGGCAGCTGGGCCTACAACCCCGGCAGCCCGGGCGACGCCGACTCCACCGGTCTGGCCGTCGCCGCGCTGACCGCGGCCAAGGCCGACCCGGTCGGCACCGCCAAGGCGGGCAGGAACGGCTTCGACGGCCTGGCCGGGTTCCAGCTCGGCTGCGCCGCGCCCGCCGACCAGCGCGGCGCCTTCGCCTACCAGCCGGACCAGAGCGGCGCCCTCGCCGCCAACGCGCTGGCCACCTCCCAGGCCGCGCCGGCCGCCGCCGGAGGCCACCTGCCGGTCGTCAACACCAACCGGGTCGACGCCGCGCCCAAGGCCCTGACGTGCGCCGACGGCTCCGCGCAACCGGTGTCGCGGGCGGACTCCGCCGAGGCCGCGGCCGCCTATCTGACCGCGCAGCTCGCCGCCACCGACCAGCACCTGATGCTGACCATGCCGGGCGCGGCCGCCACCCCCGACTTCACCGCGACCTCCTGGGCCGCGCTCGGCCTGATCCAGGCGGGCCACCCCCAGCAGGCCGCCGGCGCCGTCGACTGGCTCGCCGCGCAGGGCGCCACCTGGACGAAGGGCGGCACCGACGTGTCGGCCACCGCCACCCTGCTGCTGGTCGCGCAGGCCGCGCAGCGCGACCCGGCCGCCTTCGGCGGGGCGGACCTCGTCCAGCAGCTGACCGCCGCCGGGCCCGCTCCCAAGGCGGCCGTCGCGGCCCCGCCCGCCGCGGCCCCTAAGAAGAAGGACGACGGGAGCGGGGCCTCCCCGGTCTGGATGCTCGGCGTGGGCCTGGTGGTCGGCGTCGGCGGCGGCCTGCTGCTGAGCCTGCAGCGCAAGCGCGCCGCCCGGCAGTCCGCCGGGAAGCCCCGCGCGTGA
- a CDS encoding TetR family transcriptional regulator yields MPTPPTNSAAQPAGPALSPRQAERRRRILRTATALANRGGYEAVQMREVADGAEVALGTLYRYFPSKVHLLVAVMQEQLQQLLDQVRRHPPAGEDPAPRVAETLTRAFHALQREPLLAEAMVRALSFADRSVSAEVDRVSGLTSQIILDAIGQAGPPSARQRAAVRVIEHTWHSALVAWLSGRASIAEVHADLQTAARLLTLP; encoded by the coding sequence TTGCCGACCCCCCCGACCAACTCCGCCGCGCAGCCCGCGGGCCCCGCGCTCAGTCCGCGGCAGGCCGAACGCCGGCGGCGGATCCTGCGCACGGCCACCGCGCTGGCGAACCGGGGCGGGTACGAGGCGGTCCAGATGCGCGAGGTCGCCGACGGTGCCGAGGTCGCGCTCGGCACCCTGTACCGGTACTTCCCCTCCAAGGTCCACCTGCTGGTCGCGGTGATGCAGGAGCAGCTCCAGCAGTTGCTGGACCAGGTCCGACGGCATCCGCCGGCCGGGGAGGACCCCGCGCCGCGGGTCGCCGAGACGCTCACCCGGGCCTTCCACGCGCTGCAGCGCGAGCCGCTGCTGGCCGAGGCGATGGTCCGGGCGCTGTCCTTCGCGGACCGCTCGGTGAGCGCCGAGGTCGACCGGGTCTCCGGCCTCACCTCACAGATCATCCTGGACGCGATCGGCCAGGCCGGCCCGCCGAGCGCCCGGCAGCGGGCGGCCGTCCGGGTGATCGAGCACACCTGGCACTCCGCCCTGGTCGCCTGGCTCTCCGGACGCGCCTCGATCGCCGAGGTGCACGCCGACCTGCAGACCGCCGCCCGGCTGCTGACCCTGCCCTGA
- a CDS encoding glycosyltransferase family 4 protein produces the protein MTAQPLRIALLSYRGDPFCGGQGVYVRHLSRELARLGHHVDVIGSQPFPVLDEVEGPGSVRLVELPSLDLYRADDPFRTPGLAEYRGPVDVLEVATMRTGGFPEPLTFSLRARRYLARHKGRYDVVHDNQTLGYGLLGLERHGFPLVTTIHHPITVDRQLELDAAPTRLRRLSLRRWYAFTRMQRRVAARLAHVITVSGTSKTEIAEHLGVAPGAITVVPIGADTRLWSPSPEVATVPGRIVTTSSADVPLKGLVHLVEALAKLRTEREAHLVVVCKQRSDGPVAEAVRRFGLEPYIEFRSGLTDQELVDLYRSAEVACVPSLYEGFSLPAAEAMATGTALVATTGGAIPEVAGPDGESCLAVPPGDADALATALGRLLDDPGLRAALGAAGRERVLARFTWERAAELTVEGYRAAIATGAGRHARSGAGWRYVA, from the coding sequence ATGACCGCGCAGCCGCTGCGGATTGCCTTGCTGTCCTACCGCGGCGACCCGTTCTGCGGCGGCCAGGGCGTGTACGTCCGGCACCTGTCCCGCGAACTGGCGCGCCTGGGCCACCACGTGGACGTGATCGGCTCCCAGCCCTTCCCGGTGCTGGACGAGGTCGAGGGCCCCGGGTCGGTGCGGCTGGTGGAGCTGCCGAGCCTGGACCTCTACCGCGCCGACGACCCCTTCCGGACGCCTGGGCTCGCCGAGTACCGGGGGCCGGTGGACGTGCTGGAGGTCGCCACGATGAGAACCGGCGGCTTCCCCGAGCCGCTGACCTTCTCGCTGCGCGCCCGGCGGTACCTGGCCCGGCACAAGGGCCGCTACGACGTCGTCCACGACAACCAGACCCTCGGCTACGGCCTGCTCGGGCTCGAACGGCACGGCTTCCCGCTGGTCACCACGATCCATCACCCGATCACCGTGGACCGGCAGTTGGAGCTCGACGCGGCGCCGACCCGGCTGCGCCGGCTCTCGCTGCGCCGGTGGTACGCCTTCACCCGGATGCAGCGCCGGGTGGCCGCCCGGCTGGCGCACGTGATCACCGTCTCCGGCACCTCCAAGACCGAGATCGCCGAGCACCTGGGCGTCGCGCCCGGTGCCATCACGGTGGTGCCGATCGGCGCCGACACCCGGCTCTGGTCGCCCTCCCCGGAGGTCGCCACCGTGCCGGGGCGGATCGTCACCACCTCCAGCGCGGACGTCCCGCTGAAGGGCCTGGTCCACCTGGTCGAGGCGCTGGCCAAGCTCCGCACCGAGCGCGAGGCGCACCTGGTGGTGGTCTGCAAGCAGCGGTCGGACGGCCCGGTCGCGGAGGCCGTGCGGCGGTTCGGCCTGGAGCCGTACATCGAGTTCCGCAGCGGGCTGACCGACCAGGAGCTGGTCGATCTCTACCGCTCGGCCGAGGTGGCCTGCGTGCCGTCCCTGTACGAGGGCTTCTCGCTGCCGGCCGCCGAGGCGATGGCCACCGGGACGGCGCTGGTCGCCACCACCGGCGGGGCGATCCCCGAGGTCGCCGGGCCGGACGGGGAGAGCTGTCTCGCGGTGCCCCCCGGTGACGCGGACGCGCTGGCGACCGCGCTCGGGCGCCTGCTGGACGACCCCGGGCTGCGGGCGGCGCTCGGCGCGGCCGGGCGCGAGCGGGTGCTGGCCCGGTTCACCTGGGAGCGGGCGGCGGAGCTGACCGTCGAGGGCTATCGCGCGGCGATCGCGACCGGCGCCGGCCGGCACGCGCGGTCCGGCGCTGGCTGGCGCTACGTCGCCTGA
- a CDS encoding class I SAM-dependent methyltransferase: MLTVDFSRFPLAPGDRVLDLGCGGGRHAFECYRRGANVVALDQNADEIAEVRKWFAAMEEAGEAPAGASAVAMEGNALALPFEDESFDKIIISEVMEHIPDDKGVLAEMFRVLRPGGLLAVTVPRWLPEKICWALSDEYHANEGGHIRIYRGDELLERLTDAGLTPYGTHHAHALHSPYWWIKCAVGVGNDKALPVKAYHQLLVWDIVGTPVISTLTKAAEKALNPVIGKSFVAYASKPHRPADGATA, from the coding sequence GTGCTGACCGTCGATTTCTCGCGCTTCCCGCTCGCCCCCGGCGACCGGGTGCTCGACCTGGGCTGCGGCGGGGGCCGGCACGCCTTCGAGTGCTACCGGCGCGGCGCCAACGTGGTCGCCCTCGACCAGAACGCCGACGAGATCGCCGAGGTCCGGAAGTGGTTCGCGGCGATGGAGGAGGCCGGCGAGGCCCCGGCCGGAGCCTCCGCCGTGGCGATGGAGGGCAACGCCCTGGCGCTGCCCTTCGAGGACGAGTCCTTCGACAAGATCATCATCTCCGAGGTGATGGAGCACATCCCCGACGACAAGGGGGTGCTGGCCGAGATGTTCCGGGTGCTCAGGCCCGGCGGTCTGCTGGCCGTCACCGTTCCGCGCTGGCTGCCCGAGAAGATCTGCTGGGCGCTCTCCGACGAGTACCACGCGAACGAGGGCGGCCACATCCGCATCTACCGCGGCGACGAGCTGCTGGAGCGGCTGACGGACGCCGGCCTCACGCCGTACGGCACCCACCACGCGCACGCGCTGCACTCGCCGTACTGGTGGATCAAGTGCGCGGTCGGCGTCGGCAACGACAAGGCGCTGCCGGTCAAGGCCTACCACCAGCTGCTGGTCTGGGACATCGTCGGCACCCCGGTGATCAGCACCCTCACCAAGGCCGCCGAGAAGGCGCTCAACCCGGTCATCGGCAAGAGCTTCGTCGCGTACGCCAGCAAGCCGCACCGGCCCGCCGACGGGGCCACCGCGTGA
- a CDS encoding prenyltransferase translates to MTAAVPEVLLLDGVLDAEQAAATVHSILREQRPDGAIPWFGGHHLDPWDHTEAAMALDTAGEHAAAEAAYRWLVANQNTDGSWYAGYTEGEVSNASKETNFCAYLAVGVWHHHLSTGDDAFLEWIWPTVRRALDFTVGLRLPGGPIAWRLDEDGTAPEEALLTGSSSILHALRCGLAVADYLEEPQPDWELAAGRLRHAVARHPERFLDKDRFSMDWYYPVLGTALRGPAAVERIERDWHRFVVPGLGVRCVSDRPWVTGGESAELALALWAVGESDRAVEILRWIQRLRHTDGSYWTGYVFEDDVVWPEERTTWTAGALLLAVAALGGDPATVAVFGGEELPAGLVVRDCC, encoded by the coding sequence GTGACCGCCGCCGTCCCCGAGGTGCTGCTGCTCGACGGGGTGCTGGACGCCGAGCAGGCCGCCGCGACCGTCCACAGCATCCTGCGCGAGCAGCGTCCCGACGGTGCCATCCCGTGGTTCGGCGGCCACCACCTCGACCCCTGGGACCACACCGAGGCGGCGATGGCCCTCGACACGGCCGGCGAGCACGCCGCCGCCGAGGCCGCCTACCGCTGGCTGGTGGCGAACCAGAACACCGACGGCTCCTGGTACGCCGGCTACACCGAGGGCGAGGTCTCCAACGCGTCCAAGGAGACCAACTTCTGCGCGTACCTCGCGGTCGGCGTCTGGCACCACCACCTCAGCACCGGCGACGACGCCTTCCTTGAGTGGATCTGGCCGACCGTCAGGCGTGCGCTCGACTTCACCGTCGGTCTGCGGCTGCCCGGCGGCCCGATCGCCTGGCGGCTCGACGAGGACGGTACCGCGCCCGAGGAGGCGCTGCTCACCGGCTCGTCCAGCATCCTGCACGCGCTGCGCTGCGGACTCGCCGTCGCCGACTACCTGGAGGAGCCCCAGCCCGACTGGGAGCTGGCCGCCGGCCGGCTGCGGCACGCGGTGGCCCGTCACCCGGAGCGCTTCCTCGACAAGGACCGCTTCTCGATGGACTGGTACTACCCCGTGCTCGGCACCGCACTGCGCGGCCCGGCCGCCGTGGAGCGGATCGAGCGGGACTGGCACCGGTTCGTGGTGCCGGGTCTGGGCGTGCGCTGCGTCAGCGACCGCCCCTGGGTCACCGGCGGCGAGAGTGCCGAACTCGCCCTGGCACTGTGGGCGGTCGGCGAGTCCGACCGCGCGGTGGAGATCCTGCGCTGGATCCAGCGCCTGCGGCACACCGACGGCTCGTACTGGACGGGATACGTCTTCGAGGACGACGTCGTCTGGCCCGAGGAGCGCACCACCTGGACGGCCGGCGCGCTGCTGCTCGCGGTCGCCGCGCTCGGCGGTGACCCGGCCACGGTGGCGGTGTTCGGCGGCGAGGAGCTGCCCGCCGGTCTCGTGGTGCGCGACTGCTGCTGA
- a CDS encoding N-acetylmuramoyl-L-alanine amidase yields the protein MTGTDPQHPDLRPADDGPGPDRPRRVTRWRALALGGALLPLGLVGWLGWHAVAGGAPAPARSIGSTAEAVPDPEVLTAWPTTLPPASPQAGAPAAAASPAGSGAAPAGGATAPAPVAAPTDRALAGRTVLLDPGHNTANGRHTTEINRQVDIGNARKECDTTGTETNAGYSEADYTLDVSRRARALLEARGATVVFTQDGDKPWGPCIDDRAKAGNAAHADAAVSVHGDGGPASGSGFHVIMPAKVVAGRANTTAIVEPSHRLGLLLRDRFRAATGEPYADYIASQGLDTRSDLGGLNLSTVPKVFIECGNMRNAGDAQRMTDPQWRQQAAQGIVDALTAFLTTPG from the coding sequence GTGACCGGCACCGACCCCCAGCACCCCGACCTCCGGCCGGCCGACGACGGCCCCGGACCGGACCGGCCCCGGCGCGTCACCCGGTGGCGCGCGCTGGCCCTCGGCGGCGCGCTGCTGCCGCTCGGCCTGGTGGGCTGGCTGGGGTGGCACGCGGTCGCCGGGGGCGCCCCCGCCCCCGCCCGCTCGATCGGTTCGACGGCCGAGGCCGTGCCCGATCCCGAGGTGCTGACCGCCTGGCCGACGACACTGCCTCCCGCGAGCCCGCAGGCCGGCGCTCCCGCCGCGGCCGCGAGCCCGGCGGGTTCCGGTGCCGCACCGGCCGGTGGCGCTACCGCACCGGCCCCGGTGGCCGCGCCCACCGACCGCGCGCTGGCGGGCCGCACCGTGCTGCTCGATCCCGGCCACAACACCGCCAACGGGCGGCACACCACCGAGATCAACCGTCAGGTCGACATCGGCAACGCCCGCAAGGAGTGCGACACCACCGGCACCGAGACCAACGCCGGTTACAGCGAGGCGGACTACACCCTGGACGTCTCGCGCCGGGCCCGCGCGCTGCTGGAGGCCCGGGGCGCGACCGTGGTGTTCACCCAGGACGGCGACAAGCCGTGGGGCCCCTGCATAGACGACCGCGCCAAGGCGGGCAACGCCGCGCACGCGGACGCCGCCGTCTCGGTGCACGGGGACGGCGGACCGGCCTCCGGCAGCGGATTCCACGTGATCATGCCGGCCAAGGTGGTCGCCGGCCGGGCGAACACCACGGCGATCGTGGAGCCGTCCCACCGTCTCGGCCTGCTGCTGCGGGACAGGTTCAGGGCCGCGACGGGCGAACCGTACGCCGACTACATCGCCTCGCAGGGCCTGGACACCCGCTCGGACCTCGGCGGGCTGAACCTCTCCACCGTCCCCAAGGTGTTCATCGAGTGCGGCAACATGCGCAACGCCGGTGACGCACAGCGGATGACCGACCCTCAGTGGCGCCAGCAGGCCGCCCAGGGCATCGTGGACGCCCTGACGGCGTTTCTGACCACACCGGGCTGA
- a CDS encoding class I SAM-dependent methyltransferase, producing MSDLRESTRPAPEVLTAFEAATGFMPVDEGLALYAAALDAAGRTGLPVLEIGTYCGRSAILLAAAARATGTTALTVDHHRGSEEQQPGWEYHDASLVDGEVGRMDTLPRFRRTLHAAGLEDHVVALVGRSPQIAALWGGDLALVFIDGGHTDEHATGDYEGWVPHLAPEGLLVVHDVFPDPADGGQAPYRVYLRALDEGFEEISVTGSLRVLRRPAVTGL from the coding sequence ATGTCCGACCTCCGGGAGAGCACCCGCCCCGCACCCGAGGTGCTCACGGCGTTCGAGGCCGCGACCGGGTTCATGCCGGTGGACGAGGGCCTGGCCCTGTACGCGGCCGCCCTCGACGCGGCCGGCCGCACCGGACTGCCCGTCCTGGAGATCGGCACCTACTGCGGCCGCTCCGCGATCCTGCTGGCCGCCGCCGCCCGGGCGACCGGCACCACCGCCCTGACGGTGGACCACCACCGGGGCTCCGAGGAGCAGCAGCCCGGCTGGGAGTACCACGACGCGAGCCTGGTGGACGGCGAGGTCGGCCGGATGGACACCCTGCCGCGCTTCCGCCGCACCCTGCACGCCGCCGGGCTGGAGGACCACGTGGTCGCGCTGGTCGGCCGATCGCCGCAGATCGCGGCGCTCTGGGGCGGCGACCTGGCTCTGGTCTTCATCGACGGCGGGCACACCGACGAGCACGCCACCGGCGACTACGAGGGCTGGGTGCCGCACCTGGCGCCGGAGGGCCTGCTGGTGGTGCACGACGTCTTCCCCGACCCGGCCGACGGCGGGCAGGCGCCCTACCGGGTCTACCTCCGGGCGCTCGACGAGGGCTTCGAGGAGATCTCGGTGACCGGCTCGCTGCGGGTACTGCGCCGCCCGGCCGTCACCGGGCTCTGA
- a CDS encoding alpha/beta fold hydrolase, whose amino-acid sequence MNVTTRASTRAMRRVGFTFASDGSHAACLASGADGGWYAESWRLPPTGPAVPTALALPGSRSESLHAQLVPLPDGRVLVCRRDGDRHELVLLSPGDGPAGPGAHDGRGPDHRTYDGSRPPGPAAEERQLAALRTPGLRLLPMPVPADGRVAPGAPVALAIGSDGRPVTTVWLVRADGGEPERIAEVPGLYGGGVWLDRDGRLLALDRVHDGVVRTVVLDLGPGEVTPLLEIGERSNDRLVLFDPDTRFLMVRSDAPGADRLGWGVLGGGERLRFPDCLHVPGVFLRPVALRPSILGPPPAAPFATGPRPAPGSVEAVGVAVQIDHGAASALALWQPGGHRLDPLPVPPGRLGAVGHWSAAGLRMPYSAPDHPAALATLDVDTMVGLGPPGATATVPLPLRLAPLSGGLPGPWREADLPRPTAGGPRICRTSPPGWQLDGSAPPGDGGRWHPAQSLELAGPAGPLEAVVYGGDAWLSSPQLVLALHGGPADAWRLEFDPALQRMAAEGLAVVAPNQRGSTGYGTEHALTVCGAWGGPDLEDVLALLDGIAGQRSALGLEPPSLFGVSYGAFLALLTAAHAPAGQVARCAVVAPFLSGGRLLAEAAAPVRELTTRLGGADQVEDARGPRDVLLLAHRITAPLLIVHGDRDEVVPVSQSRALRHELLRIGRLEGADFRYVEAAGAGHEVLAEEGSAVLHELLAGFLRSGRPG is encoded by the coding sequence GTGAACGTGACCACCCGCGCCTCGACCCGGGCGATGCGCCGGGTGGGCTTCACCTTCGCCTCCGACGGCTCGCACGCGGCCTGCCTGGCCTCCGGCGCCGACGGCGGCTGGTACGCGGAGAGCTGGCGACTGCCGCCGACCGGCCCCGCCGTGCCGACCGCGCTGGCGCTGCCGGGAAGCCGGTCCGAGAGCCTGCACGCCCAGCTCGTCCCGCTGCCCGACGGCCGGGTGCTGGTGTGCCGGCGCGACGGCGACCGGCACGAGCTGGTGCTGCTGTCCCCCGGCGACGGACCCGCCGGCCCGGGGGCGCACGACGGCCGGGGCCCTGACCACCGGACGTACGACGGCAGCCGGCCGCCCGGCCCGGCGGCGGAGGAACGGCAGCTGGCCGCGCTGCGGACCCCCGGCCTGCGGTTGCTGCCGATGCCGGTCCCGGCCGATGGCCGGGTCGCGCCCGGCGCGCCGGTGGCGCTGGCGATCGGCAGCGACGGACGCCCGGTCACCACCGTCTGGCTGGTCCGCGCCGACGGCGGCGAGCCCGAGCGGATCGCCGAGGTGCCCGGCCTGTACGGCGGCGGTGTCTGGCTCGACCGGGACGGCCGGCTGCTCGCGCTCGACCGGGTGCACGACGGGGTGGTCCGCACGGTCGTGCTGGATCTCGGACCGGGCGAGGTCACTCCCCTGCTGGAGATCGGCGAGCGGAGCAACGACCGCCTGGTGCTGTTCGACCCGGACACCCGCTTCCTCATGGTGCGCAGCGACGCGCCCGGCGCCGACCGGCTCGGCTGGGGCGTCCTCGGCGGCGGGGAGCGGCTGCGCTTCCCCGACTGCCTGCACGTGCCCGGGGTGTTCCTGCGACCGGTCGCCCTGCGTCCGAGCATTCTCGGCCCGCCGCCCGCCGCCCCGTTTGCCACCGGCCCTCGCCCCGCCCCCGGCTCCGTCGAGGCGGTCGGGGTCGCCGTCCAGATCGACCACGGCGCGGCGTCCGCGCTCGCCCTCTGGCAGCCGGGGGGCCACCGGCTGGACCCGCTGCCCGTACCGCCCGGCCGGCTCGGCGCGGTCGGCCACTGGTCGGCGGCCGGGCTGCGGATGCCCTACTCCGCTCCCGACCATCCGGCCGCACTGGCCACCCTGGACGTGGACACCATGGTCGGTCTGGGCCCGCCGGGAGCGACCGCGACGGTGCCGCTGCCGCTGCGGCTGGCACCGCTGAGCGGCGGGCTGCCCGGGCCGTGGCGTGAGGCGGACCTGCCCCGGCCCACGGCGGGCGGCCCGAGGATCTGCCGGACCTCCCCGCCGGGATGGCAGCTGGACGGCAGCGCGCCACCCGGCGACGGCGGTCGCTGGCACCCGGCGCAGAGCCTGGAACTCGCCGGTCCAGCAGGCCCGTTGGAAGCCGTCGTGTACGGCGGGGACGCCTGGCTGAGCAGCCCGCAGTTGGTACTGGCCCTGCACGGCGGTCCGGCCGACGCCTGGCGGCTGGAGTTCGATCCGGCGCTCCAGCGGATGGCCGCCGAAGGGCTGGCGGTCGTCGCCCCGAACCAGCGCGGCAGCACCGGCTACGGGACGGAGCACGCGCTGACGGTGTGCGGCGCCTGGGGCGGGCCGGATCTGGAGGACGTCCTCGCCCTGCTCGACGGGATCGCCGGCCAGCGCTCGGCGCTCGGGCTGGAGCCGCCGTCGCTGTTCGGGGTCAGCTACGGCGCGTTCCTCGCCCTGCTGACCGCCGCGCACGCCCCGGCCGGGCAGGTCGCGCGGTGCGCGGTGGTGGCCCCGTTCCTCTCCGGCGGCCGGCTGCTGGCCGAGGCGGCCGCCCCCGTCCGGGAGCTCACCACCCGGCTGGGCGGCGCCGACCAGGTCGAGGACGCCCGCGGCCCGCGCGACGTGCTGTTGCTGGCGCACCGGATCACCGCGCCGCTGCTGATCGTGCACGGTGACCGCGACGAGGTCGTACCGGTCAGCCAGTCCCGGGCGCTGCGGCACGAGTTGCTCCGGATCGGCCGGCTGGAGGGTGCCGACTTCCGGTACGTCGAGGCGGCCGGGGCCGGGCACGAGGTGCTCGCGGAGGAGGGCTCCGCGGTGCTGCACGAACTGCTGGCGGGGTTCCTGCGCAGCGGCCGTCCCGGGTAG
- a CDS encoding Nif3-like dinuclear metal center hexameric protein: protein MPKLSDVISALEELYPPQWAESWDAVGLVCGDPDAEVHRVLFAVDPVQAVVDEAVAWGADLVVTHHPLYLRGTTSVAATSFKGRVVHTLISSGIALHVAHTNADHADPGVSDALAEAVGLRITGPLVPDPTDPAGRRGSGRIGVLEPPLTLSAFAARVAEGLPATAAGVRVAGDGDRLIGRVAVCGGSGDSFIARARAAGVDAYVTADLRHHPASEAAEASPLALVDAAHWATEWPWLNLAARALDAVSTEHEWQLETKVSHRVTDPWTAHTPMPFTA, encoded by the coding sequence GTGCCGAAACTGTCCGACGTCATCAGTGCGCTCGAAGAGCTCTACCCGCCGCAGTGGGCGGAGTCCTGGGACGCCGTGGGCCTGGTCTGCGGGGATCCTGACGCCGAGGTCCACCGGGTGCTGTTCGCGGTCGACCCCGTCCAGGCCGTCGTCGACGAGGCCGTCGCATGGGGGGCCGACCTGGTCGTCACCCACCATCCGCTCTACCTGCGCGGCACCACCAGCGTCGCCGCGACCTCCTTCAAGGGCAGGGTCGTGCACACCCTGATCTCCTCCGGGATCGCCCTGCACGTCGCGCACACCAACGCCGACCACGCCGACCCCGGGGTCTCCGACGCGCTCGCCGAGGCCGTCGGCCTGCGGATCACCGGCCCGCTGGTCCCGGACCCGACCGATCCCGCGGGCCGCCGCGGCAGCGGCCGGATCGGCGTGCTGGAGCCCCCGCTCACGCTGTCCGCCTTCGCCGCCCGGGTGGCCGAGGGCCTGCCGGCCACCGCCGCGGGGGTCCGGGTCGCCGGCGACGGTGACCGGCTGATCGGCCGGGTCGCCGTCTGCGGTGGTTCCGGGGACTCCTTCATCGCCCGGGCCAGGGCCGCCGGGGTCGACGCCTACGTCACCGCCGACCTGCGCCACCACCCGGCGTCCGAGGCCGCCGAGGCCTCGCCCCTCGCTCTGGTGGACGCCGCGCACTGGGCCACCGAATGGCCCTGGCTGAACCTCGCCGCGCGGGCCCTCGACGCGGTCTCGACCGAGCACGAGTGGCAGCTGGAGACCAAGGTCTCCCACCGGGTCACCGACCCGTGGACCGCGCACACCCCCATGCCCTTCACCGCCTGA
- a CDS encoding zinc ribbon domain-containing protein has translation MNAAPADQNRLLDLQAIDSRLDQLAHRRRSLPEHAEIDKATADHTALKSLTVAAEAQLGDTTRELTKAEADVEQVRSRSARNQQRLDSGTINSPKDLENLQHEVGSLAKRQSDLEDVVLEIMERMESSQTRVTELGARLEHSTVTLAEAEARREAAFAEIDADAEKVRRDREAVAVAVPDDLIKLYTRLRDQQGGVGAARLYQRRCEGCRVEFAVSDLNAIKAEPKDAVVRCDNCGRILVRTAESGV, from the coding sequence TTGAACGCCGCGCCCGCCGACCAGAACCGCCTGCTCGACCTGCAGGCCATCGACTCCCGCCTCGACCAGCTGGCCCACCGGCGTCGCAGCCTGCCCGAGCACGCCGAGATCGACAAGGCCACCGCCGACCACACCGCGCTCAAGTCGCTGACCGTCGCGGCCGAGGCCCAGCTCGGTGACACCACCCGCGAGCTGACCAAGGCCGAGGCGGACGTCGAGCAGGTGCGCAGCCGCTCCGCCCGCAACCAGCAGCGGCTGGACTCCGGCACGATCAACTCCCCCAAGGACCTGGAGAACCTCCAGCACGAGGTCGGCTCGCTGGCCAAGCGCCAGTCCGACCTGGAGGACGTGGTCCTGGAGATCATGGAGCGGATGGAGTCCTCGCAGACCCGGGTCACCGAGCTCGGCGCCCGCCTGGAGCACTCCACCGTCACCCTGGCCGAGGCCGAGGCCCGCCGGGAGGCCGCCTTCGCCGAGATCGACGCGGACGCCGAGAAGGTCCGCCGTGACCGCGAGGCCGTCGCCGTCGCCGTCCCGGACGACCTGATCAAGCTCTACACCCGCCTGCGCGATCAGCAGGGCGGCGTCGGCGCGGCCCGCCTCTACCAGCGCCGCTGCGAGGGCTGCCGGGTCGAGTTCGCGGTCTCCGACCTGAACGCCATCAAGGCCGAGCCCAAGGACGCGGTCGTGCGCTGCGACAACTGCGGGCGCATCCTGGTCCGCACCGCCGAGTCCGGCGTCTGA